In one Thioclava sp. ES.031 genomic region, the following are encoded:
- a CDS encoding GntR family transcriptional regulator, whose protein sequence is MKKIEHQSLSDQAYHAIRDGLQEGLFMPMEPLVIRTLAANYGISATPIREALQRLVAERLLTVLPNRSIVVPRMTQRRFRELMPIRAALEGMAAELAVDKFTEEEIAQLSELTARVEEVAKRHDSAGYLTLNREFHFTVYRRANNPELLQLINDLWLKVGPVFTGLFDDEHFKHHANDEHRNILAAIERRDAEAAGQFMRQDIDIAAKALLPLMPLTDGA, encoded by the coding sequence GTGAAGAAGATCGAGCATCAGTCATTGAGCGACCAGGCGTATCACGCGATCCGGGACGGATTGCAGGAGGGCCTCTTCATGCCGATGGAGCCGCTGGTTATCCGCACGCTCGCGGCGAATTACGGGATCTCCGCCACCCCGATCCGCGAAGCGCTTCAACGGCTCGTCGCCGAGCGCCTTCTGACGGTGCTGCCGAATCGGTCGATCGTGGTGCCCCGCATGACGCAAAGACGTTTTCGCGAGCTCATGCCAATCCGCGCCGCGCTTGAAGGAATGGCGGCGGAACTGGCCGTCGACAAGTTCACCGAGGAGGAAATCGCGCAGCTCTCGGAGCTGACCGCGCGGGTGGAAGAGGTCGCGAAACGCCATGATTCCGCAGGCTACCTGACCCTCAACCGCGAATTCCACTTCACCGTTTACCGCCGCGCGAACAATCCAGAACTTCTGCAGCTTATCAATGACTTATGGTTGAAAGTTGGCCCGGTTTTTACCGGCCTTTTCGACGATGAGCACTTCAAACACCACGCCAATGACGAACACCGCAACATCCTCGCGGCGATCGAGCGGCGCGACGCTGAAGCAGCAGGCCAGTTCATGCGGCAAGATATCGACATCGCCGCCAAAGCATTGCTTCCGCTGATGCCGCTGACCGACGGAGCCTGA